A window from Athalia rosae chromosome 5, iyAthRosa1.1, whole genome shotgun sequence encodes these proteins:
- the LOC105684744 gene encoding monocarboxylate transporter 3 isoform X3 — MTPRSKTESEYSVEEQSRLTGADGGVEEVSPEDEGSLCEYHDIPPPPDGGYGWVVVFASFMCNMIVDGIAYTFGVFLGEFVTYFGEGKGKTAWVGSLLSGMYLSAGPVVSALTNKYGCRAVCIAGSFIGAAAFVLSTFSSSVNMLMLTYGVMGGIGFGLIYLPAVVCVGYYFETKRSLATGIAVCGSGFGTFAFAPLATMLLEEYSWQGANLILAGLILNCAVFGAMMRPLEYPKASSVKPLLQRMAEEKRFQMERGSIGGSYFMVQLPDGSMEKRMKMPINIDPGVHSSFNLDQLVPGTPLTPVPTVPTLPTISEVKVQEQSSSGGTSASGSVDLKNAINKSKNRRTLEEGRETREVHNSDKTENMEFNKANIPRNASQPAFTTHVQGLPKNGSVPFFDRIRKTSTGERYKPSLSAIKNSRTTLNSNGDIRRSLHLRLSASSMLGSRNNNAECDDGESITFTTSKSSMPKEKPMMIRPLSRKDIFYSGSVLNLAECQSQKSLANYRQSVISLQKSVRGDARDADPEKPPLQPLCPCLVLPESFTEALAAMMDMSLLKDPVFLLIGISNVFGMAGLYVPFVYLVDAATLDGIEPNSASFLLSIIGITNTVGRVACGYIADFPQVDSLLLNNICLIISTLAVAATPFCHTYAAYIAMSIFFGIAISGYISLTSIILVDLLGLDKLTNAFGLLILFRGAAAIIGSPLAGAVYDATESYDIPFFMAGFFFFVSTVTSFMAPALKRCTTPQAQPVVMDTLTPIDEDIEEENEDDIPEIVETAASPQEPPEKEIKQIESVL, encoded by the exons ACGGAAAGTGAATACTCGGTCGAGGAACAGTCTCGATTGACCGGAGCTGACGGAGGTGTAGAAGAAGTTTCCCCCGAAGATGAAGGTTCGCTATGCGAATATCACGATATCCCACCACCGCCGGACGGTGGCTACGGGTGGGTCGTCGTGTTTGCTTCTTTCATGTGCAACATGATAGTAGATGGCATAGCCTATACCTTCGGAGTGTTTCTCGGTGAATTTGTAACCTACTTTGGAGAGGGTAAAGGCAAGACGGCCTGGGTTGGATCTCTACTATCCGGCATGTATCTAAGCGCAG GTCCTGTTGTCAGTGCCTTAACGAATAAGTATGGCTGCAGAGCCGTTTGTATAGCTGGAAGTTTTATTGGTGCGGCAGCATTTGTTCTGTCAACATTTTCATCCTCCGTTAATATGCTCATGCTCACCTATGGAGTAATGGGAG GTATTGGTTTTGGTCTCATTTATCTACCCGCAGTCGTCTGTGTGGGATATTACTTTGAGACTAAAAGATCGTTGGCAACAGGAATTGCCGTTTGTGGTTCAGGTTTTGGTACGTTTGCTTTTGCCCCACTGGCCACGATGCTCCTCGAAGAATACAGTTGGCAAGGAGCAAATCTGATCCTTGCCGGTCTCATTCTCAATTGTGCC GTATTCGGTGCAATGATGAGACCGTTGGAGTATCCAAAAGCATCGTCGGTCAAACCGTTGCTACAACGGATGGCGGAGGAAAAAAGGTTTCAAATGGAAAGGGGCAGTATCGGGGGTTCCTATTTCATGGTACAGTTGCCGGATGGCTCGATGGAAAAGCGGATGAAGATGCCCATCAACATAGATCCTGGAGTACATTCCAGCTTCAACCTCGATCAACTCGTACCGG GAACTCCGTTGACACCGGTGCCAACCGTACCGACTTTGCCAAccatttctgaggtcaaagtTCAGGAGCAATCTTCTTCAGGTGGCACCTCTGCGAGCGGTAGTGTGGATTTGAAGAATGCAATCAACAAGAGCAAAAACCGCAGGACGTTGGAAGAAGGGAGGGAAACTCGCGAAGTTCATAATTCCGATAAAACTGAGAACATGGAATTCAACAAGGCCAACATACCGCGCAACGCATCCCAGCCCGCGTTCACGACTCACGTTCAAGGTCTCCCAAAAAATGGATCCGTGCCATTCTTCGACAGAATACGGAAGACGAGCACCGGAGAGAGGTACAAACCTAGTCTCAGCGCTATCAAGAATTCGAGGACCACCCTGAACTCCAACGGTGACATACGAAGAAGTCTGCATCTCAGGTTGTCTGCGAGTAGTATGCTGGGATCGCGCAATAACAACGCCGAATGCGAC GACGGTGAGAGCATTACGTTTACGACAAGCAAGTCTAGCATGCCCAAGGAGAAGCCGATGATGATTCGACCACTTTCGCGGAAGGATATATTCTACAGCGGTAGCGTACTCAATCTAGCCGAATGCCAGAGTCAAAAATCTCTCGCCAATTATCGGCAGAGCGTGATATCGTTACAAAAATCTGTACGCGGCGACGCCCGAGACGCCGATCCTGAAAAGCCTCCGCTAC AGCCACTCTGCCCGTGCCTCGTCCTTCCGGAATCCTTCACCGAGGCTCTCGCCGCTATGATGGACATGTCGTTGCTCAAGGACCCCGTATTCCTCCTGATCGGTATCAGCAACGTTTTTGGTATGGCGGGTCTCTACGTACCCTTCGTATATCTCGTCGACGCTGCTACGTTGGAC GGAATCGAGCCGAATTCAGCGTCGTTTTTGCTGTCAATTATCGGAATCACGAACACGGTGGGTCGTGTGGCTTGTGGCTACATAGCCGACTTCCCCCAGGTCGACTCTCTATTGCTCAACAACATCTGCCTCATCATCTCAACCCTCGCCGTAGCTGCTACCCCATTCTGCCATACATACGCCGCTTACATCGCGATGAGCATATTCTTCGGGATCGCTATAT CTGGATACATTTCGCTGACGTCGATTATCCTGGTGGATCTTCTCGGTTTGGACAAACTGACGAACGCGTTCGGGCTCTTGATATTGTTCAGAGGTGCCGCTGCTATCATCGGATCACCGTTGGCTGGCGCCGTCTACGACGCTACCGAAAGCTACGATATCCCCTTCTTCATGGCgggattctttttcttcgttagcACGGTGACGAGCTTCATGGCACCGGCCCTCAAAAGATGTACCACTCCTCAA GCACAGCCGGTTGTCATGGATACTCTAACACCGATCGACGAGGACATCGAAGAGGAGAACGAGGACGACATACCGGAGATAGTCGAGACGGCCGCTTCCCCGCAAGAACCTCCAGAAAAAGAGATTAAACAGATAGAATCtgttttataa
- the LOC105684744 gene encoding monocarboxylate transporter 3 isoform X2, giving the protein MSRVSLNKSQFGQYGSRRVRKISTTESEYSVEEQSRLTGADGGVEEVSPEDEGSLCEYHDIPPPPDGGYGWVVVFASFMCNMIVDGIAYTFGVFLGEFVTYFGEGKGKTAWVGSLLSGMYLSAGPVVSALTNKYGCRAVCIAGSFIGAAAFVLSTFSSSVNMLMLTYGVMGGIGFGLIYLPAVVCVGYYFETKRSLATGIAVCGSGFGTFAFAPLATMLLEEYSWQGANLILAGLILNCAVFGAMMRPLEYPKASSVKPLLQRMAEEKRFQMERGSIGGSYFMVQLPDGSMEKRMKMPINIDPGVHSSFNLDQLVPGTPLTPVPTVPTLPTISEVKVQEQSSSGGTSASGSVDLKNAINKSKNRRTLEEGRETREVHNSDKTENMEFNKANIPRNASQPAFTTHVQGLPKNGSVPFFDRIRKTSTGERYKPSLSAIKNSRTTLNSNGDIRRSLHLRLSASSMLGSRNNNAECDDGESITFTTSKSSMPKEKPMMIRPLSRKDIFYSGSVLNLAECQSQKSLANYRQSVISLQKSVRGDARDADPEKPPLQPLCPCLVLPESFTEALAAMMDMSLLKDPVFLLIGISNVFGMAGLYVPFVYLVDAATLDGIEPNSASFLLSIIGITNTVGRVACGYIADFPQVDSLLLNNICLIISTLAVAATPFCHTYAAYIAMSIFFGIAISGYISLTSIILVDLLGLDKLTNAFGLLILFRGAAAIIGSPLAGAVYDATESYDIPFFMAGFFFFVSTVTSFMAPALKRCTTPQAQPVVMDTLTPIDEDIEEENEDDIPEIVETAASPQEPPEKEIKQIESVL; this is encoded by the exons ACGGAAAGTGAATACTCGGTCGAGGAACAGTCTCGATTGACCGGAGCTGACGGAGGTGTAGAAGAAGTTTCCCCCGAAGATGAAGGTTCGCTATGCGAATATCACGATATCCCACCACCGCCGGACGGTGGCTACGGGTGGGTCGTCGTGTTTGCTTCTTTCATGTGCAACATGATAGTAGATGGCATAGCCTATACCTTCGGAGTGTTTCTCGGTGAATTTGTAACCTACTTTGGAGAGGGTAAAGGCAAGACGGCCTGGGTTGGATCTCTACTATCCGGCATGTATCTAAGCGCAG GTCCTGTTGTCAGTGCCTTAACGAATAAGTATGGCTGCAGAGCCGTTTGTATAGCTGGAAGTTTTATTGGTGCGGCAGCATTTGTTCTGTCAACATTTTCATCCTCCGTTAATATGCTCATGCTCACCTATGGAGTAATGGGAG GTATTGGTTTTGGTCTCATTTATCTACCCGCAGTCGTCTGTGTGGGATATTACTTTGAGACTAAAAGATCGTTGGCAACAGGAATTGCCGTTTGTGGTTCAGGTTTTGGTACGTTTGCTTTTGCCCCACTGGCCACGATGCTCCTCGAAGAATACAGTTGGCAAGGAGCAAATCTGATCCTTGCCGGTCTCATTCTCAATTGTGCC GTATTCGGTGCAATGATGAGACCGTTGGAGTATCCAAAAGCATCGTCGGTCAAACCGTTGCTACAACGGATGGCGGAGGAAAAAAGGTTTCAAATGGAAAGGGGCAGTATCGGGGGTTCCTATTTCATGGTACAGTTGCCGGATGGCTCGATGGAAAAGCGGATGAAGATGCCCATCAACATAGATCCTGGAGTACATTCCAGCTTCAACCTCGATCAACTCGTACCGG GAACTCCGTTGACACCGGTGCCAACCGTACCGACTTTGCCAAccatttctgaggtcaaagtTCAGGAGCAATCTTCTTCAGGTGGCACCTCTGCGAGCGGTAGTGTGGATTTGAAGAATGCAATCAACAAGAGCAAAAACCGCAGGACGTTGGAAGAAGGGAGGGAAACTCGCGAAGTTCATAATTCCGATAAAACTGAGAACATGGAATTCAACAAGGCCAACATACCGCGCAACGCATCCCAGCCCGCGTTCACGACTCACGTTCAAGGTCTCCCAAAAAATGGATCCGTGCCATTCTTCGACAGAATACGGAAGACGAGCACCGGAGAGAGGTACAAACCTAGTCTCAGCGCTATCAAGAATTCGAGGACCACCCTGAACTCCAACGGTGACATACGAAGAAGTCTGCATCTCAGGTTGTCTGCGAGTAGTATGCTGGGATCGCGCAATAACAACGCCGAATGCGAC GACGGTGAGAGCATTACGTTTACGACAAGCAAGTCTAGCATGCCCAAGGAGAAGCCGATGATGATTCGACCACTTTCGCGGAAGGATATATTCTACAGCGGTAGCGTACTCAATCTAGCCGAATGCCAGAGTCAAAAATCTCTCGCCAATTATCGGCAGAGCGTGATATCGTTACAAAAATCTGTACGCGGCGACGCCCGAGACGCCGATCCTGAAAAGCCTCCGCTAC AGCCACTCTGCCCGTGCCTCGTCCTTCCGGAATCCTTCACCGAGGCTCTCGCCGCTATGATGGACATGTCGTTGCTCAAGGACCCCGTATTCCTCCTGATCGGTATCAGCAACGTTTTTGGTATGGCGGGTCTCTACGTACCCTTCGTATATCTCGTCGACGCTGCTACGTTGGAC GGAATCGAGCCGAATTCAGCGTCGTTTTTGCTGTCAATTATCGGAATCACGAACACGGTGGGTCGTGTGGCTTGTGGCTACATAGCCGACTTCCCCCAGGTCGACTCTCTATTGCTCAACAACATCTGCCTCATCATCTCAACCCTCGCCGTAGCTGCTACCCCATTCTGCCATACATACGCCGCTTACATCGCGATGAGCATATTCTTCGGGATCGCTATAT CTGGATACATTTCGCTGACGTCGATTATCCTGGTGGATCTTCTCGGTTTGGACAAACTGACGAACGCGTTCGGGCTCTTGATATTGTTCAGAGGTGCCGCTGCTATCATCGGATCACCGTTGGCTGGCGCCGTCTACGACGCTACCGAAAGCTACGATATCCCCTTCTTCATGGCgggattctttttcttcgttagcACGGTGACGAGCTTCATGGCACCGGCCCTCAAAAGATGTACCACTCCTCAA GCACAGCCGGTTGTCATGGATACTCTAACACCGATCGACGAGGACATCGAAGAGGAGAACGAGGACGACATACCGGAGATAGTCGAGACGGCCGCTTCCCCGCAAGAACCTCCAGAAAAAGAGATTAAACAGATAGAATCtgttttataa
- the LOC105684744 gene encoding monocarboxylate transporter 3 isoform X1 yields MGPANSREEQSDDIIADDDGLQISTHRGNTAATESEYSVEEQSRLTGADGGVEEVSPEDEGSLCEYHDIPPPPDGGYGWVVVFASFMCNMIVDGIAYTFGVFLGEFVTYFGEGKGKTAWVGSLLSGMYLSAGPVVSALTNKYGCRAVCIAGSFIGAAAFVLSTFSSSVNMLMLTYGVMGGIGFGLIYLPAVVCVGYYFETKRSLATGIAVCGSGFGTFAFAPLATMLLEEYSWQGANLILAGLILNCAVFGAMMRPLEYPKASSVKPLLQRMAEEKRFQMERGSIGGSYFMVQLPDGSMEKRMKMPINIDPGVHSSFNLDQLVPGTPLTPVPTVPTLPTISEVKVQEQSSSGGTSASGSVDLKNAINKSKNRRTLEEGRETREVHNSDKTENMEFNKANIPRNASQPAFTTHVQGLPKNGSVPFFDRIRKTSTGERYKPSLSAIKNSRTTLNSNGDIRRSLHLRLSASSMLGSRNNNAECDDGESITFTTSKSSMPKEKPMMIRPLSRKDIFYSGSVLNLAECQSQKSLANYRQSVISLQKSVRGDARDADPEKPPLQPLCPCLVLPESFTEALAAMMDMSLLKDPVFLLIGISNVFGMAGLYVPFVYLVDAATLDGIEPNSASFLLSIIGITNTVGRVACGYIADFPQVDSLLLNNICLIISTLAVAATPFCHTYAAYIAMSIFFGIAISGYISLTSIILVDLLGLDKLTNAFGLLILFRGAAAIIGSPLAGAVYDATESYDIPFFMAGFFFFVSTVTSFMAPALKRCTTPQAQPVVMDTLTPIDEDIEEENEDDIPEIVETAASPQEPPEKEIKQIESVL; encoded by the exons ACGGAAAGTGAATACTCGGTCGAGGAACAGTCTCGATTGACCGGAGCTGACGGAGGTGTAGAAGAAGTTTCCCCCGAAGATGAAGGTTCGCTATGCGAATATCACGATATCCCACCACCGCCGGACGGTGGCTACGGGTGGGTCGTCGTGTTTGCTTCTTTCATGTGCAACATGATAGTAGATGGCATAGCCTATACCTTCGGAGTGTTTCTCGGTGAATTTGTAACCTACTTTGGAGAGGGTAAAGGCAAGACGGCCTGGGTTGGATCTCTACTATCCGGCATGTATCTAAGCGCAG GTCCTGTTGTCAGTGCCTTAACGAATAAGTATGGCTGCAGAGCCGTTTGTATAGCTGGAAGTTTTATTGGTGCGGCAGCATTTGTTCTGTCAACATTTTCATCCTCCGTTAATATGCTCATGCTCACCTATGGAGTAATGGGAG GTATTGGTTTTGGTCTCATTTATCTACCCGCAGTCGTCTGTGTGGGATATTACTTTGAGACTAAAAGATCGTTGGCAACAGGAATTGCCGTTTGTGGTTCAGGTTTTGGTACGTTTGCTTTTGCCCCACTGGCCACGATGCTCCTCGAAGAATACAGTTGGCAAGGAGCAAATCTGATCCTTGCCGGTCTCATTCTCAATTGTGCC GTATTCGGTGCAATGATGAGACCGTTGGAGTATCCAAAAGCATCGTCGGTCAAACCGTTGCTACAACGGATGGCGGAGGAAAAAAGGTTTCAAATGGAAAGGGGCAGTATCGGGGGTTCCTATTTCATGGTACAGTTGCCGGATGGCTCGATGGAAAAGCGGATGAAGATGCCCATCAACATAGATCCTGGAGTACATTCCAGCTTCAACCTCGATCAACTCGTACCGG GAACTCCGTTGACACCGGTGCCAACCGTACCGACTTTGCCAAccatttctgaggtcaaagtTCAGGAGCAATCTTCTTCAGGTGGCACCTCTGCGAGCGGTAGTGTGGATTTGAAGAATGCAATCAACAAGAGCAAAAACCGCAGGACGTTGGAAGAAGGGAGGGAAACTCGCGAAGTTCATAATTCCGATAAAACTGAGAACATGGAATTCAACAAGGCCAACATACCGCGCAACGCATCCCAGCCCGCGTTCACGACTCACGTTCAAGGTCTCCCAAAAAATGGATCCGTGCCATTCTTCGACAGAATACGGAAGACGAGCACCGGAGAGAGGTACAAACCTAGTCTCAGCGCTATCAAGAATTCGAGGACCACCCTGAACTCCAACGGTGACATACGAAGAAGTCTGCATCTCAGGTTGTCTGCGAGTAGTATGCTGGGATCGCGCAATAACAACGCCGAATGCGAC GACGGTGAGAGCATTACGTTTACGACAAGCAAGTCTAGCATGCCCAAGGAGAAGCCGATGATGATTCGACCACTTTCGCGGAAGGATATATTCTACAGCGGTAGCGTACTCAATCTAGCCGAATGCCAGAGTCAAAAATCTCTCGCCAATTATCGGCAGAGCGTGATATCGTTACAAAAATCTGTACGCGGCGACGCCCGAGACGCCGATCCTGAAAAGCCTCCGCTAC AGCCACTCTGCCCGTGCCTCGTCCTTCCGGAATCCTTCACCGAGGCTCTCGCCGCTATGATGGACATGTCGTTGCTCAAGGACCCCGTATTCCTCCTGATCGGTATCAGCAACGTTTTTGGTATGGCGGGTCTCTACGTACCCTTCGTATATCTCGTCGACGCTGCTACGTTGGAC GGAATCGAGCCGAATTCAGCGTCGTTTTTGCTGTCAATTATCGGAATCACGAACACGGTGGGTCGTGTGGCTTGTGGCTACATAGCCGACTTCCCCCAGGTCGACTCTCTATTGCTCAACAACATCTGCCTCATCATCTCAACCCTCGCCGTAGCTGCTACCCCATTCTGCCATACATACGCCGCTTACATCGCGATGAGCATATTCTTCGGGATCGCTATAT CTGGATACATTTCGCTGACGTCGATTATCCTGGTGGATCTTCTCGGTTTGGACAAACTGACGAACGCGTTCGGGCTCTTGATATTGTTCAGAGGTGCCGCTGCTATCATCGGATCACCGTTGGCTGGCGCCGTCTACGACGCTACCGAAAGCTACGATATCCCCTTCTTCATGGCgggattctttttcttcgttagcACGGTGACGAGCTTCATGGCACCGGCCCTCAAAAGATGTACCACTCCTCAA GCACAGCCGGTTGTCATGGATACTCTAACACCGATCGACGAGGACATCGAAGAGGAGAACGAGGACGACATACCGGAGATAGTCGAGACGGCCGCTTCCCCGCAAGAACCTCCAGAAAAAGAGATTAAACAGATAGAATCtgttttataa
- the LOC105684744 gene encoding monocarboxylate transporter 12 isoform X4, producing the protein MCNMIVDGIAYTFGVFLGEFVTYFGEGKGKTAWVGSLLSGMYLSAGPVVSALTNKYGCRAVCIAGSFIGAAAFVLSTFSSSVNMLMLTYGVMGGIGFGLIYLPAVVCVGYYFETKRSLATGIAVCGSGFGTFAFAPLATMLLEEYSWQGANLILAGLILNCAVFGAMMRPLEYPKASSVKPLLQRMAEEKRFQMERGSIGGSYFMVQLPDGSMEKRMKMPINIDPGVHSSFNLDQLVPGTPLTPVPTVPTLPTISEVKVQEQSSSGGTSASGSVDLKNAINKSKNRRTLEEGRETREVHNSDKTENMEFNKANIPRNASQPAFTTHVQGLPKNGSVPFFDRIRKTSTGERYKPSLSAIKNSRTTLNSNGDIRRSLHLRLSASSMLGSRNNNAECDDGESITFTTSKSSMPKEKPMMIRPLSRKDIFYSGSVLNLAECQSQKSLANYRQSVISLQKSVRGDARDADPEKPPLQPLCPCLVLPESFTEALAAMMDMSLLKDPVFLLIGISNVFGMAGLYVPFVYLVDAATLDGIEPNSASFLLSIIGITNTVGRVACGYIADFPQVDSLLLNNICLIISTLAVAATPFCHTYAAYIAMSIFFGIAISGYISLTSIILVDLLGLDKLTNAFGLLILFRGAAAIIGSPLAGAVYDATESYDIPFFMAGFFFFVSTVTSFMAPALKRCTTPQAQPVVMDTLTPIDEDIEEENEDDIPEIVETAASPQEPPEKEIKQIESVL; encoded by the exons ATGTGCAACATGATAGTAGATGGCATAGCCTATACCTTCGGAGTGTTTCTCGGTGAATTTGTAACCTACTTTGGAGAGGGTAAAGGCAAGACGGCCTGGGTTGGATCTCTACTATCCGGCATGTATCTAAGCGCAG GTCCTGTTGTCAGTGCCTTAACGAATAAGTATGGCTGCAGAGCCGTTTGTATAGCTGGAAGTTTTATTGGTGCGGCAGCATTTGTTCTGTCAACATTTTCATCCTCCGTTAATATGCTCATGCTCACCTATGGAGTAATGGGAG GTATTGGTTTTGGTCTCATTTATCTACCCGCAGTCGTCTGTGTGGGATATTACTTTGAGACTAAAAGATCGTTGGCAACAGGAATTGCCGTTTGTGGTTCAGGTTTTGGTACGTTTGCTTTTGCCCCACTGGCCACGATGCTCCTCGAAGAATACAGTTGGCAAGGAGCAAATCTGATCCTTGCCGGTCTCATTCTCAATTGTGCC GTATTCGGTGCAATGATGAGACCGTTGGAGTATCCAAAAGCATCGTCGGTCAAACCGTTGCTACAACGGATGGCGGAGGAAAAAAGGTTTCAAATGGAAAGGGGCAGTATCGGGGGTTCCTATTTCATGGTACAGTTGCCGGATGGCTCGATGGAAAAGCGGATGAAGATGCCCATCAACATAGATCCTGGAGTACATTCCAGCTTCAACCTCGATCAACTCGTACCGG GAACTCCGTTGACACCGGTGCCAACCGTACCGACTTTGCCAAccatttctgaggtcaaagtTCAGGAGCAATCTTCTTCAGGTGGCACCTCTGCGAGCGGTAGTGTGGATTTGAAGAATGCAATCAACAAGAGCAAAAACCGCAGGACGTTGGAAGAAGGGAGGGAAACTCGCGAAGTTCATAATTCCGATAAAACTGAGAACATGGAATTCAACAAGGCCAACATACCGCGCAACGCATCCCAGCCCGCGTTCACGACTCACGTTCAAGGTCTCCCAAAAAATGGATCCGTGCCATTCTTCGACAGAATACGGAAGACGAGCACCGGAGAGAGGTACAAACCTAGTCTCAGCGCTATCAAGAATTCGAGGACCACCCTGAACTCCAACGGTGACATACGAAGAAGTCTGCATCTCAGGTTGTCTGCGAGTAGTATGCTGGGATCGCGCAATAACAACGCCGAATGCGAC GACGGTGAGAGCATTACGTTTACGACAAGCAAGTCTAGCATGCCCAAGGAGAAGCCGATGATGATTCGACCACTTTCGCGGAAGGATATATTCTACAGCGGTAGCGTACTCAATCTAGCCGAATGCCAGAGTCAAAAATCTCTCGCCAATTATCGGCAGAGCGTGATATCGTTACAAAAATCTGTACGCGGCGACGCCCGAGACGCCGATCCTGAAAAGCCTCCGCTAC AGCCACTCTGCCCGTGCCTCGTCCTTCCGGAATCCTTCACCGAGGCTCTCGCCGCTATGATGGACATGTCGTTGCTCAAGGACCCCGTATTCCTCCTGATCGGTATCAGCAACGTTTTTGGTATGGCGGGTCTCTACGTACCCTTCGTATATCTCGTCGACGCTGCTACGTTGGAC GGAATCGAGCCGAATTCAGCGTCGTTTTTGCTGTCAATTATCGGAATCACGAACACGGTGGGTCGTGTGGCTTGTGGCTACATAGCCGACTTCCCCCAGGTCGACTCTCTATTGCTCAACAACATCTGCCTCATCATCTCAACCCTCGCCGTAGCTGCTACCCCATTCTGCCATACATACGCCGCTTACATCGCGATGAGCATATTCTTCGGGATCGCTATAT CTGGATACATTTCGCTGACGTCGATTATCCTGGTGGATCTTCTCGGTTTGGACAAACTGACGAACGCGTTCGGGCTCTTGATATTGTTCAGAGGTGCCGCTGCTATCATCGGATCACCGTTGGCTGGCGCCGTCTACGACGCTACCGAAAGCTACGATATCCCCTTCTTCATGGCgggattctttttcttcgttagcACGGTGACGAGCTTCATGGCACCGGCCCTCAAAAGATGTACCACTCCTCAA GCACAGCCGGTTGTCATGGATACTCTAACACCGATCGACGAGGACATCGAAGAGGAGAACGAGGACGACATACCGGAGATAGTCGAGACGGCCGCTTCCCCGCAAGAACCTCCAGAAAAAGAGATTAAACAGATAGAATCtgttttataa